One part of the Haliaeetus albicilla chromosome 9, bHalAlb1.1, whole genome shotgun sequence genome encodes these proteins:
- the SPAG5 gene encoding sperm-associated antigen 5 isoform X2 has product MRAAQTPTRQQRPWRPPLQELRLQPGAERTTLTPLLRRLRLKDHDCATPVSCTRGPPSSITSVPCKPGRPRSAILLPPSSTTLVPCTSGPPGTPTLGSSTLEPLGTPALKPGAPEILSNPTLAPSALEPPSRTKPEPPGSPTPGPSTPEPPSSTVTAPSTPEASGSTVTAPLCSPVPEPSTLEPPSSTVPAPLCSPVPGPSTPEPSGSTVPAHMCSPMPGSGTSEPPSSTVPALLCSPVPGPSTPEPSGNTVPAPLCSPVLGSCTSEPPSSTVPAPLCSPVPGPSTSEPSGNTVPAPLCSPVLGSCTSEPPSSTGPASLCSSIPGPSTPEPPSSTVPAALCSPIAGLCTPEHPGSTSPAPCTPGPPDIISSVPCTPNSPGSTPLAPCNPRSPGSASLASCTPGPPGTSSTPQEAPFHGWRAAPADLSCSPVAAEPLAGDGGAGSLPCQGTPEGAESPAPPQQGPPELPPTEAGRSEPAGSEATATPIPSPEVAQGAVSWVLPLVWLEKSLNASSLLDSLRHSLPLPRQDIGTSVTPVPTAAAGTSVTPVPTAAAGTSVTPVPTAAAGTSVTPVPTAAAGTSVTPVPTAAAGTSVTPVPTAAASTSVTPVPTAAAGTFMTPRDLRDKSMNTSAGGLPCAKDSAAETDSLLWHCPREQLKSLPRAELEGRLESTLIIIEALSLQLRDWQESQRPLPGVGPAEQRDALTQTDITHPKGEEEIYRKLYLELRRKTEALQRQRGAEQDLQRELELAAAGTSAWSRQCLLFRGLVDATFQSLQDEQGALAQEQEQARALVSRCQAMLESVPGKLRSCLEERDAMRQRADEALRAKEEVSCQLEETSVALQDTVAQLEQLTVANSRLSADLSNLMTNLASLEQERDALQQENEEQWEEMAWLARERDTLQRECNGLCQELRESTECREFLDQENCMSRTQLLEVEARLKSTLATLQERSLQYEELMDSHQRLREEQAALSKELETTRAELLDLQLKRDKISWCSMDITESKMRLQELADCLRAALQEEDDDAPLRSRAWTPAPRTPGWQTPRRAWTPACRTPACRTPYHARPSFVGSVLKAVSGKDVDEATGGGSVFTKDKPASTPKPIEPEDGLLESVKELRAMVSDLTLLSSRIQELEQSEFKALQTEISDLQLRLETVTTESQEKMDAQAATIVKLNKALRGKLENEKELQDVVKQQEEKMLQLIDKSGEVTRLKGEVSQLKRSLQRAETEAKVLWEEMRGQEPKVDAVYVQERVLLRQEVDKLRLLLLEKEDENLLLSDKYLEQVRGLELRLCHAQKVLRTHEEMQEKMKEVLSAVPDVAAGCQELHSLLRYLGLKPATGSKEVAEPL; this is encoded by the exons ATGCGGGCTGCCCAGACCCCCACT AGGCAGCAGCGGCCCTGGCGCCCCCCCCTGCAGGAGCTGCGGCTGCAGCCGGGCGCCGAGCGCACCACCCTCACCCCGCTGCTCCGCCGCCTGCGGCTCAAG GACCATGACTGCGCCACCCCAGTATCCTGCACCCGGGGCCCCCCCAGCAGCATCACCTCAGTGCCCTGCAAACCAGGACGCCCCAGAAGTGCTATCctgctcccccccagcagcaccaccCTAGTGCCTTGCACCTCGGGGCCCCCAGGGACTCCCACCCTAGGCTCCAGCACCTTGGAGCCTCTCGGAACTCCTGCTCTGAAGCCTGGTGCCCCTGAGATCCTCAGCAATCCCACCCTGGCGCCCAGTGCCCTGGAGCCTCCCAGCAGGACCAAGCCAGAGCCGCCTGGTAGTCCCACCCCAGGGCCCAGCACCCCGGAGCCCCCCAGCAGTACTGtgacagcacccagcaccccagaGGCCTCTGGCAGCACTGTGACAGCCCCCCTGTGCAGCCCTGTCCCAGAGCCCAGCACCCTGGAGCCCCCCAGCAGCACCGTGCCAGCCCCCCTGTGCAGCCCTGTCCCAGGGCCCAGCACCCCAGAGCCCTCCGGTAGCACCGTGCCAGCCCACATGTGCAGCCCCATGCCAGGGTCCGGCACTTCAGagccccccagcagcactgtgCCAGCCCTCCTGTGCAGCCCTGTCCCAGGGCCCAGCACCCCAGAGCCCTCTGGGAACACCGTGCCAGCCCCCCTGTGCAGCCCCGTGCTggggtcctgcacttcagagCCCCCCAGCAGCACCGTGCCGGCCCCCCTGTGCAGCCCTGTCCCAGGGCCCAGCACTTCAGAGCCCTCCGGGAACACCGTGCCAGCCCCCCTGTGCAGCCCCGTGCTggggtcctgcacttcagagCCCCCCAGCAGCACCGGGCCAGCCTCCCTGTGCAGTTCCATCCCAGGGCCCAGcaccccagagccccccagcaGCACCGTGCCAGCTGCCCTGTGCAGCCCCATCGCAGGGTtgtgtaccccagagcaccctggcagcaccagcccagcaccctgcaccccaggaccccccgACATCATCAGCTCGGTGCCTTGCACTCCAAACTCCCCAGGCAGCACCCCTCTAGCACCCTGCAACCCCAGGTCCCCTGGTAGCGCCAGCCTGGCCTCCTGCACCCCAGGGCCCCCCGGCACCAGCTCCACCCCGCAGGAAGCCCCCTTCCACGGGTGGCGAGCGGCACCCGCCGACCTCTCCTGCAGCCCCGTGGCTGCCGAGCCCCTGGCTGGAGATGGGGGTGCTGGTTCCCTACCTTGCCAAGGCACCCCTGAGGGAGCCGagtcccctgcccccccacagCAGGGCCCCCCGGAACTCCCTCCCACCGAGGCGGGTAGGTCGGAGCCTGCCGGGTCAGAGGCAACGGCCACCCCCATCCCCTCGCCTGAGGTGGCCCAGGGTGCCGTCTCCTGGGTGTTGCCGCTGGTGTGGCTGGAGAAGAGCCTCAACGCCTCGTCCCTGCTGGATTCCCTGCGGCACAGCCTGCCCCTGCCGCGGCAGGACATCGGCACCAGCGTCACCCCCGTGCCCACCGCGGCCGCCGGCACCAGCGTCACCCCCGTGCCCACCGCGGCCGCCGGCACCAGCGTCACCCCCGTGCCCACCGCGGCCGCCGGCACCAGCGTCACCCCCGTGCCCACCGCGGCCGCCGGCACCAGCGTCACCCCCGTGCCCACCGCGGCCGCCGGCACCAGCGTCACCCCCGTGCCCACCGCGGCCGCCAGCACCAGCGTCACCCCCGTGCCCACCGCGGCTGCCGGCACCTTCATGACCCCTCGGGACCTGCGGGATAAGAGCATGAACACATCTGCCGGCGGCCTCCCTTGTGCCAAGGACAGCGCTGCTGAAACAGACTCCCTGCTCTGGCA CTGTCCCCGGGAGCAGCTGAAGTCCCTGCCACgggcagagctggaggggcGGCTGGAGAGCACCCTCATCATCATCGAAGCCCTCTCGCTCCAGCTGCGCGACTGGCAGGAGAGCCAGCGGCCGCTGCCCGGCGTGGGGCCGGCCGAGCAGAGGGACGCACTCACCCAGACTGACATCACCCACCCCAAAGGG GAGGAAGAGATCTACCGCAAACTCTACCTTGAGCTGCGGAGGAAAACGGAGGCTCTGCAGCGGCAGCGGGGAGCGGAACAGGACCTGCAGcgggagctggagctggctgcCGCGGGCACG AGCGCCTGGAGCAGGCAGTGCCTCCTGTTTCGGGGCCTCGTAGATGCCACCTTTCAGAGCTTGCAGGATGAGCAGGGAGCCCTTGCCCAGGAG CAGGAGCAGGCGAGGGCCCTGGTGTCCCGGTGTCAGGCCATGCTGGAGAGCGTGCCCGGCAAGCTGCggagctgcctggaggagcGGGATGCCATGAGGCAGCGAGCGGACGAAGCCCTCCGAGCCAAGGAAGAG GTGTCCTGCCAGCTGGAGGAGACCTCGGTGGCCCTGCAGGACACGGTGgctcagctggagcagctgaCGGTGGCCAACTCACGCCTCAGCGCAG acctgagcaacctgatgaCGAATCTGGCCAGCCTGGAGCAGGAGCGGGATGCGCTGCAGCAGGAGAATGAGGAGCAGTGGGAGGAGATGGCCTG GCTGGCGCGGGAGAGGGACACCCTGCAGCGAGAGTGCAACGGGCTGTGCCAGGAGCTGCGGGAGTCAACCGAGTGCCGGGAG TTCCTCGATCAGGAGAACTGCATGTCCCGCACGCAGCTGCTGGAGGTAGAGGCCAGGCTGAAGTCCACGCTGGCCACCCTGCAGGAGCGTAGCCTGCAGTATGAGGAGCTGATGGATTCCCACCAGCGCTTGCG GGAAGAGCAGGCTGCCCTCAGCAAGGAGCTGGAGACCACCAGGGCCGAGCTCCTCGACTTGCAGCTCAAGAGGGACAAAATCTCCTGGTGCTCCATGGACATCACCGAGAGCAAGATGCGGCTGCAGGAGCTCGCTGACTGCCTCAGGGCCGCTCTGCAAGAAGAG GATGATGATGCCCCACTGAGAAGCAGAGCCTGGACCCCGGCTCCGCGGACGCCGGGCTGGCAGACACCCCGCCGTGCCTGGACCCCCGCCTGCCGCACGCCAGCATGCCGCACCCCGTACCATGCCAGGCCCTCTTTTGTGGGCAGTGTCCTGAAAGCGGTGTCGGGGAAAG ATGTTGATGAAGCCACCGGAGGTGGGAGTGTATTTACCAAGGACAAACCTGCCTCTACACCAAAGCCGATAG AGCCCGAGGACGGTCTGCTGGAAAGCGTGAAGGAGCTGAGAGCCATGGTCTCTGACCTCACCTTGCTGAGCTCCCGCatccaggagctggagcagagcgAGTTCAAGGCGCTGCAGACAGAGAT CTCCGACCTGCAGCTCCGTCTGGAGACGGTGACAACTGAGAGCCAGGAGAAGATGGATGCCCAGGCTGCCACCATCGTCAAGCTGAACAAGGCACTGAGGGGCAAGCTAGAG AACGAGAAGGAGCTGCAGGACGTGGTGAAACAGCAGGAAGAGAAGATGCTGCAACTCATCGACAAGAGTGGGGAAGTCACG AGGCTGAAGGGAGAGGTCTCTCAGCTGAAGCGCTCGCTCCAGCGTGCAGAGACGGAGGCCAAGGTGTTGTGGGAGGAGATGCGGGGGCAGGAGCCCAAGGTGGATGCTGTCTATGTCCAGGAGCGAGTCCTGCTGCGGCAGGAG GTGGACAAACTGCggctgctgctcctggagaAAGAGGATGAGAATCTGCTGCTCTCCGACAAGTACCTGGAGCAG GTCCGAGGGTTGGAGCTGAGGCTCTGTCATGCCCAGAAAGTGCTGAGGACCCACGAGGAGATGCAGGAGAAGATGAAAGAG gtCCTGTCGGCCGTCCCCGACGTGGCAGCCGGCTGCCAGGAGCTCCACAGCCTGCTGCGGTACTTGGGCCTGAAGCCAGCCACTGGCAGCAAGGAAGTTGCTGAGCCGCTATAG
- the SPAG5 gene encoding sperm-associated antigen 5 isoform X1 — protein MRAAQTPTRQQRPWRPPLQELRLQPGAERTTLTPLLRRLRLKDHDCATPVSCTRGPPSSITSVPCKPGRPRSAILLPPSSTTLVPCTSGPPGTPTLGSSTLEPLGTPALKPGAPEILSNPTLAPSALEPPSRTKPEPPGSPTPGPSTPEPPSSTVTAPSTPEASGSTVTAPLCSPVPEPSTLEPPSSTVPAPLCSPVPGPSTPEPSGSTVPAHMCSPMPGSGTSEPPSSTVPALLCSPVPGPSTPEPSGNTVPAPLCSPVLGSCTSEPPSSTVPAPLCSPVPGPSTSEPSGNTVPAPLCSPVLGSCTSEPPSSTGPASLCSSIPGPSTPEPPSSTVPAALCSPIAGLCTPEHPGSTSPAPCTPGPPDIISSVPCTPNSPGSTPLAPCNPRSPGSASLASCTPGPPGTSSTPQEAPFHGWRAAPADLSCSPVAAEPLAGDGGAGSLPCQGTPEGAESPAPPQQGPPELPPTEAGRSEPAGSEATATPIPSPEVAQGAVSWVLPLVWLEKSLNASSLLDSLRHSLPLPRQDIGTSVTPVPTAAAGTSVTPVPTAAAGTSVTPVPTAAAGTSVTPVPTAAAGTSVTPVPTAAAGTSVTPVPTAAASTSVTPVPTAAAGTFMTPRDLRDKSMNTSAGGLPCAKDSAAETDSLLWHCPREQLKSLPRAELEGRLESTLIIIEALSLQLRDWQESQRPLPGVGPAEQRDALTQTDITHPKGEEEIYRKLYLELRRKTEALQRQRGAEQDLQRELELAAAGTSAWSRQCLLFRGLVDATFQSLQDEQGALAQEQEQARALVSRCQAMLESVPGKLRSCLEERDAMRQRADEALRAKEEGDRFLETFRAHASAQIGARDQSLASQRELGTLLADAIDQQASLAAEAQPFREFVDITFENLEEERRALDAEREQARALVSRCRAVLESVPGKLRSCLEERDAMRQRADEALQAKEEVSCQLEETSVALQDTVAQLEQLTVANSRLSADLSNLMTNLASLEQERDALQQENEEQWEEMAWLARERDTLQRECNGLCQELRESTECREFLDQENCMSRTQLLEVEARLKSTLATLQERSLQYEELMDSHQRLREEQAALSKELETTRAELLDLQLKRDKISWCSMDITESKMRLQELADCLRAALQEEDDDAPLRSRAWTPAPRTPGWQTPRRAWTPACRTPACRTPYHARPSFVGSVLKAVSGKDVDEATGGGSVFTKDKPASTPKPIEPEDGLLESVKELRAMVSDLTLLSSRIQELEQSEFKALQTEISDLQLRLETVTTESQEKMDAQAATIVKLNKALRGKLENEKELQDVVKQQEEKMLQLIDKSGEVTRLKGEVSQLKRSLQRAETEAKVLWEEMRGQEPKVDAVYVQERVLLRQEVDKLRLLLLEKEDENLLLSDKYLEQVRGLELRLCHAQKVLRTHEEMQEKMKEVLSAVPDVAAGCQELHSLLRYLGLKPATGSKEVAEPL, from the exons ATGCGGGCTGCCCAGACCCCCACT AGGCAGCAGCGGCCCTGGCGCCCCCCCCTGCAGGAGCTGCGGCTGCAGCCGGGCGCCGAGCGCACCACCCTCACCCCGCTGCTCCGCCGCCTGCGGCTCAAG GACCATGACTGCGCCACCCCAGTATCCTGCACCCGGGGCCCCCCCAGCAGCATCACCTCAGTGCCCTGCAAACCAGGACGCCCCAGAAGTGCTATCctgctcccccccagcagcaccaccCTAGTGCCTTGCACCTCGGGGCCCCCAGGGACTCCCACCCTAGGCTCCAGCACCTTGGAGCCTCTCGGAACTCCTGCTCTGAAGCCTGGTGCCCCTGAGATCCTCAGCAATCCCACCCTGGCGCCCAGTGCCCTGGAGCCTCCCAGCAGGACCAAGCCAGAGCCGCCTGGTAGTCCCACCCCAGGGCCCAGCACCCCGGAGCCCCCCAGCAGTACTGtgacagcacccagcaccccagaGGCCTCTGGCAGCACTGTGACAGCCCCCCTGTGCAGCCCTGTCCCAGAGCCCAGCACCCTGGAGCCCCCCAGCAGCACCGTGCCAGCCCCCCTGTGCAGCCCTGTCCCAGGGCCCAGCACCCCAGAGCCCTCCGGTAGCACCGTGCCAGCCCACATGTGCAGCCCCATGCCAGGGTCCGGCACTTCAGagccccccagcagcactgtgCCAGCCCTCCTGTGCAGCCCTGTCCCAGGGCCCAGCACCCCAGAGCCCTCTGGGAACACCGTGCCAGCCCCCCTGTGCAGCCCCGTGCTggggtcctgcacttcagagCCCCCCAGCAGCACCGTGCCGGCCCCCCTGTGCAGCCCTGTCCCAGGGCCCAGCACTTCAGAGCCCTCCGGGAACACCGTGCCAGCCCCCCTGTGCAGCCCCGTGCTggggtcctgcacttcagagCCCCCCAGCAGCACCGGGCCAGCCTCCCTGTGCAGTTCCATCCCAGGGCCCAGcaccccagagccccccagcaGCACCGTGCCAGCTGCCCTGTGCAGCCCCATCGCAGGGTtgtgtaccccagagcaccctggcagcaccagcccagcaccctgcaccccaggaccccccgACATCATCAGCTCGGTGCCTTGCACTCCAAACTCCCCAGGCAGCACCCCTCTAGCACCCTGCAACCCCAGGTCCCCTGGTAGCGCCAGCCTGGCCTCCTGCACCCCAGGGCCCCCCGGCACCAGCTCCACCCCGCAGGAAGCCCCCTTCCACGGGTGGCGAGCGGCACCCGCCGACCTCTCCTGCAGCCCCGTGGCTGCCGAGCCCCTGGCTGGAGATGGGGGTGCTGGTTCCCTACCTTGCCAAGGCACCCCTGAGGGAGCCGagtcccctgcccccccacagCAGGGCCCCCCGGAACTCCCTCCCACCGAGGCGGGTAGGTCGGAGCCTGCCGGGTCAGAGGCAACGGCCACCCCCATCCCCTCGCCTGAGGTGGCCCAGGGTGCCGTCTCCTGGGTGTTGCCGCTGGTGTGGCTGGAGAAGAGCCTCAACGCCTCGTCCCTGCTGGATTCCCTGCGGCACAGCCTGCCCCTGCCGCGGCAGGACATCGGCACCAGCGTCACCCCCGTGCCCACCGCGGCCGCCGGCACCAGCGTCACCCCCGTGCCCACCGCGGCCGCCGGCACCAGCGTCACCCCCGTGCCCACCGCGGCCGCCGGCACCAGCGTCACCCCCGTGCCCACCGCGGCCGCCGGCACCAGCGTCACCCCCGTGCCCACCGCGGCCGCCGGCACCAGCGTCACCCCCGTGCCCACCGCGGCCGCCAGCACCAGCGTCACCCCCGTGCCCACCGCGGCTGCCGGCACCTTCATGACCCCTCGGGACCTGCGGGATAAGAGCATGAACACATCTGCCGGCGGCCTCCCTTGTGCCAAGGACAGCGCTGCTGAAACAGACTCCCTGCTCTGGCA CTGTCCCCGGGAGCAGCTGAAGTCCCTGCCACgggcagagctggaggggcGGCTGGAGAGCACCCTCATCATCATCGAAGCCCTCTCGCTCCAGCTGCGCGACTGGCAGGAGAGCCAGCGGCCGCTGCCCGGCGTGGGGCCGGCCGAGCAGAGGGACGCACTCACCCAGACTGACATCACCCACCCCAAAGGG GAGGAAGAGATCTACCGCAAACTCTACCTTGAGCTGCGGAGGAAAACGGAGGCTCTGCAGCGGCAGCGGGGAGCGGAACAGGACCTGCAGcgggagctggagctggctgcCGCGGGCACG AGCGCCTGGAGCAGGCAGTGCCTCCTGTTTCGGGGCCTCGTAGATGCCACCTTTCAGAGCTTGCAGGATGAGCAGGGAGCCCTTGCCCAGGAG CAGGAGCAGGCGAGGGCCCTGGTGTCCCGGTGTCAGGCCATGCTGGAGAGCGTGCCCGGCAAGCTGCggagctgcctggaggagcGGGATGCCATGAGGCAGCGAGCGGACGAAGCCCTCCGAGCCAAGGAAGAG GGAGATCGCTTCCTGGAGACCTTCCGCGCCCATGCCAGTGCCCAGATCGGTGCCCGCGACCAGAGCCTGGCGTCCCAGCGAGAGCTGGGCACGCTACTGGCGGATGCCATTGACCAGCAG GCATCCCTGGCTGCTGAGGCTCAGCCTTTCCGGGAATTTGTAGATATCACCTTTGAAAATctagaggaggaaaggagagccCTGGACGCAGAG CGGGAGCAGGCGAGGGCCCTGGTGTCCAGGTGCCGGGCTGTGCTGGAGAGCGTGCCTGGCAAGCTACggagctgcctggaggagcGGGATGCTATGAGGCAACGAGCGGATGAAGCTCTTCAGGCCAAGGAGGAG GTGTCCTGCCAGCTGGAGGAGACCTCGGTGGCCCTGCAGGACACGGTGgctcagctggagcagctgaCGGTGGCCAACTCACGCCTCAGCGCAG acctgagcaacctgatgaCGAATCTGGCCAGCCTGGAGCAGGAGCGGGATGCGCTGCAGCAGGAGAATGAGGAGCAGTGGGAGGAGATGGCCTG GCTGGCGCGGGAGAGGGACACCCTGCAGCGAGAGTGCAACGGGCTGTGCCAGGAGCTGCGGGAGTCAACCGAGTGCCGGGAG TTCCTCGATCAGGAGAACTGCATGTCCCGCACGCAGCTGCTGGAGGTAGAGGCCAGGCTGAAGTCCACGCTGGCCACCCTGCAGGAGCGTAGCCTGCAGTATGAGGAGCTGATGGATTCCCACCAGCGCTTGCG GGAAGAGCAGGCTGCCCTCAGCAAGGAGCTGGAGACCACCAGGGCCGAGCTCCTCGACTTGCAGCTCAAGAGGGACAAAATCTCCTGGTGCTCCATGGACATCACCGAGAGCAAGATGCGGCTGCAGGAGCTCGCTGACTGCCTCAGGGCCGCTCTGCAAGAAGAG GATGATGATGCCCCACTGAGAAGCAGAGCCTGGACCCCGGCTCCGCGGACGCCGGGCTGGCAGACACCCCGCCGTGCCTGGACCCCCGCCTGCCGCACGCCAGCATGCCGCACCCCGTACCATGCCAGGCCCTCTTTTGTGGGCAGTGTCCTGAAAGCGGTGTCGGGGAAAG ATGTTGATGAAGCCACCGGAGGTGGGAGTGTATTTACCAAGGACAAACCTGCCTCTACACCAAAGCCGATAG AGCCCGAGGACGGTCTGCTGGAAAGCGTGAAGGAGCTGAGAGCCATGGTCTCTGACCTCACCTTGCTGAGCTCCCGCatccaggagctggagcagagcgAGTTCAAGGCGCTGCAGACAGAGAT CTCCGACCTGCAGCTCCGTCTGGAGACGGTGACAACTGAGAGCCAGGAGAAGATGGATGCCCAGGCTGCCACCATCGTCAAGCTGAACAAGGCACTGAGGGGCAAGCTAGAG AACGAGAAGGAGCTGCAGGACGTGGTGAAACAGCAGGAAGAGAAGATGCTGCAACTCATCGACAAGAGTGGGGAAGTCACG AGGCTGAAGGGAGAGGTCTCTCAGCTGAAGCGCTCGCTCCAGCGTGCAGAGACGGAGGCCAAGGTGTTGTGGGAGGAGATGCGGGGGCAGGAGCCCAAGGTGGATGCTGTCTATGTCCAGGAGCGAGTCCTGCTGCGGCAGGAG GTGGACAAACTGCggctgctgctcctggagaAAGAGGATGAGAATCTGCTGCTCTCCGACAAGTACCTGGAGCAG GTCCGAGGGTTGGAGCTGAGGCTCTGTCATGCCCAGAAAGTGCTGAGGACCCACGAGGAGATGCAGGAGAAGATGAAAGAG gtCCTGTCGGCCGTCCCCGACGTGGCAGCCGGCTGCCAGGAGCTCCACAGCCTGCTGCGGTACTTGGGCCTGAAGCCAGCCACTGGCAGCAAGGAAGTTGCTGAGCCGCTATAG
- the ALDOC gene encoding fructose-bisphosphate aldolase C, protein MTHQYPALTAEQKKELSDIALRIVAPGKGILAADESVGSMAKRLNQIGVENTEENRRLYRQILFSADSRVKKCIGGVIFFHETMYQKADDGTPFVQMIKDKGIVVGIKVDKGVVPLAGTDGETTTQGLDGLSERCAQYKKDGADFAKWRCVLKISDNTPSALAIMENANVLARYASICQQNGIVPIVEPEILPDGDHDLKRCQYVTEKVLAAVYKALSDHHVYLEGTLLKPNMVTPGHSCPTKYSPEEIAMATVTALRRTVPPAVPGVTFLSGGQSEEEASINLNAINTCPLVRPWALTFSYGRALQASALSAWRGQRDNATAATEEFVKRAEVNGLAALGKYEGSGDDSGAAGQSLYVANHAY, encoded by the exons ATGACGCACCAATACCCCGCGCTGACGGCCGAGCAGAAGAAGGAGCTGTCGGACATCGCGTTGCGTATCGTGGCCCCCGGCAAGGGCATCTTGGCCGCCGATGAGTCCGTAG GGAGCATGGCGAAGCGCCTCAACCAGATTGGGGTGGAGAACACGGAGGAGAACCGCCGGCTGTACCGCCAGATCCTCTTCAGTGCCGACAGCCGGGTTAAGAAATGTATCGGGGGGGTCATCTTCTTCCACGAGACCATGTACCAGAAGGCTGACGACGGCACCCCCTTCGTCCAGATGATCAAGGACAAGGGCATCGTCGTGGGCATTAAG GTGGACAAAGGCGTCGTGCCGCTGGCCGGGACGGATGGCGAGACCACCACGCAAG GTCTGGACGGGCTGTCGGAGCGCTGTGCCCAGTATAAGAAGGATGGGGCCGACTTCGCCAAGTGGCGCTGCGTGCTGAAGATCAGCGACAACACCCCCTCCGCGCTCGCCATCATGGAGAACGCCAACGTCCTGGCCCGCTACGCCAGCATCTGCCAGCAG AACGGCATCGTGCCCATCGTGGAGCCGGAGATCCTGCCTGATGGTGACCACGACCTCAAGCGGTGCCAGTATGTGACGGAGAAG GTGCTGGCAGCTGTCTACAAGGCACTGAGCGACCACCACGTCTACCTGGAGGGGACCCTGCTGAAGCCCAACATGGTGACCCCCGGGCACTCCTGCCCCACCAAGTACAGCCCCGAGGAGATCGCCATGGCCACTGTCACTGCCCTGCGCCGCACTGTACCCCCAGCCGTGCCAG GTGTCACCTTCCTGTCCGGGGGTCAGAGCGAGGAGGAGGCTTCCATCAACCTCAACGCCATCAACACGTGCCCGCTAGTGCGGCCATGGGCCCTCACCTTCTCCTACGGGCGGGCGCTGCAGGCATCGGCGCTCAGCGCCTGGCGTGGGCAGCGGGACAATGCCACCGCCGCTACCGAGGAGTTCGTCAAGCGCGCAGAG GTGAACGGGCTGGCAGCGCTGGGCAAGTACGAGGGCAGCGGGGACGACTCGGGGGCCGCCGGGCAGTCCCTCTATGTGGCCAACCATGCCTACTGA